One segment of Thermoanaerobacter kivui DNA contains the following:
- the recN gene encoding DNA repair protein RecN, whose protein sequence is MILALSIQNVALIDKAEIQFEEGLNVLTGETGAGKSIVIDSVMLLLGSRASKEIIRTGEEKAIVEGIFFVDSNKDKIVEILEEAGLSLEEDDTLIINREITTSGRNYCRINGRIVPLSFLAKIGSFLVDILGQHEHQYLLDNSKHLSLLDSFGDEEFINIKAKIKELLEQYREIQRELTKFFTDEKEKASAIELLKYQIDEIEKGNLSVEEEKKLLERRNLLINFEKLFNSLNSSYKILYESSGGFAVLDNLHVVLKNLETAASIDEKLKGLKEKIENITYELEDCALQVRDYLSELDFSQQSLDEVERRLDQINTLKRKYGPTIQHILEFKEGKIKELEDILNSEERQQKLKLQQQKLWDEMINLSGILHLKRRKIAEHIEKNINNILAELNMPNAFFKVEIQKSKEPTETGFDNVEFLISTNIGEPLKPLSKIASGGELSRIMLALKTILADADGIPTLIFDEVDTGISGKTAQLVAEKMAYLSKKHQIICVTHLPQIAAMADAHHKISKITHKNRTYIHIEKLDYQGKINELSRIMSGSNVTQTTIEHSKELLEIADKFKSKI, encoded by the coding sequence ATGATCCTTGCACTTAGCATTCAAAACGTCGCACTTATTGACAAAGCAGAGATACAATTTGAAGAAGGGCTCAATGTATTAACAGGAGAAACAGGTGCAGGAAAGTCTATTGTGATTGATTCTGTCATGTTGCTTTTAGGTAGCAGAGCCAGCAAAGAAATAATAAGAACTGGCGAAGAAAAGGCTATTGTAGAAGGGATATTTTTTGTGGATTCCAACAAAGATAAAATTGTAGAAATTTTAGAAGAAGCAGGTTTGAGTTTAGAAGAGGATGATACTCTGATTATAAATAGAGAAATAACCACCAGCGGAAGGAACTATTGTAGAATAAATGGGAGAATCGTGCCTCTTTCTTTTTTAGCGAAAATCGGTTCTTTTTTGGTGGATATTTTGGGTCAGCATGAGCATCAATACCTTTTGGATAACAGCAAGCATTTATCTCTTTTAGACAGTTTTGGAGATGAGGAGTTTATAAATATAAAGGCAAAAATAAAAGAGCTATTAGAACAATACAGAGAAATACAAAGAGAACTGACTAAATTTTTTACAGATGAAAAAGAAAAAGCTTCTGCTATTGAACTTTTAAAGTACCAAATTGATGAGATTGAAAAAGGAAATTTAAGTGTAGAAGAGGAAAAAAAACTTTTAGAAAGAAGAAATTTATTAATAAACTTTGAAAAACTATTTAATTCCTTAAATTCCAGTTACAAGATTTTATATGAGAGTAGTGGAGGTTTTGCTGTTTTAGATAATTTGCATGTTGTTTTAAAAAATCTTGAAACTGCTGCTTCTATTGACGAAAAATTAAAAGGCTTAAAAGAAAAAATTGAAAACATAACATATGAGTTAGAAGATTGTGCTTTGCAAGTACGAGATTACTTAAGTGAACTAGATTTTAGCCAGCAAAGTTTAGATGAAGTAGAAAGAAGATTGGATCAAATAAATACTCTCAAAAGAAAATACGGTCCTACTATACAGCACATTTTAGAATTTAAAGAGGGAAAAATAAAAGAATTAGAAGACATATTGAATTCTGAAGAAAGGCAACAAAAACTTAAATTACAACAACAAAAACTATGGGATGAAATGATAAATTTAAGTGGGATATTGCATTTAAAAAGAAGAAAAATAGCAGAACACATTGAAAAAAATATAAACAACATATTAGCTGAACTAAATATGCCAAATGCCTTTTTTAAAGTTGAAATACAAAAATCAAAAGAACCAACAGAAACAGGTTTTGACAATGTAGAGTTTTTAATTTCCACTAATATAGGAGAACCTTTAAAGCCTTTATCTAAAATTGCTTCTGGTGGAGAACTTTCGAGAATCATGTTAGCTTTAAAGACCATATTAGCTGATGCGGATGGAATACCTACTTTAATTTTTGATGAAGTTGACACAGGAATAAGTGGAAAAACAGCCCAGTTGGTGGCAGAAAAGATGGCATATCTTTCTAAAAAACACCAAATAATTTGTGTCACCCATTTGCCTCAAATTGCGGCTATGGCAGATGCACATCATAAAATTTCCAAAATAACCCATAAGAACAGAACTTATATACATATAGAAAAACTTGACTATCAAGGAAAAATAAATGAATTATCAAGAATCATGAGTGGTTCAAATGTAACACAAACCACAATAGAACACTCCAAGGAATTATTGGAAATTGCAGATAAATTTAAAAGCAAAATTTAA